A window from Rhea pennata isolate bPtePen1 chromosome 1, bPtePen1.pri, whole genome shotgun sequence encodes these proteins:
- the SERTM1 gene encoding serine-rich and transmembrane domain-containing protein 1, which produces MSEPDLSSGFVGNMENGTFLELYPTSLSTSVDSSSDRLSNVYVYVSIFLSLLAFLLLLLIIALQRLKNIISSSSSYPEYNSDAGSSFTNLEVCSISSQRSAFSNLSS; this is translated from the coding sequence atgtcaGAACCTGACCTTTCATCTGGATTTGTAGGAAACATGGAAAATGGGACTTTTCTGGAGCTGTATCCCACATCCCTATCAACCTCAGTGGATTCATCTTCTGACCGTTTATCCAACGTCTATGTATATGTTTCTATATTCCTTAGTCTCttagcttttctccttttgctatTGATCATTGCACTTCAGAGGCTGAAGAACATAATTTCTTCCAGTTCCTCTTACCCAGAATATAATAGTGATGCTGGAAGTTCTTTCACTAATTTAGAAGTCTGTAGTATTTCTTCCCAACGATCTGCTTTCTCAAACctttcttcatga